Proteins found in one Rhodobacter capsulatus SB 1003 genomic segment:
- the hrpB gene encoding ATP-dependent helicase HrpB, whose translation MTTALPIDDVLPDLADALRRAGRAVLMAPPGAGKTTRVPLALRDLVPGRILMLEPRRLAARAAAERMAETLGESVGQTVGYRIRGEAKLSKATRIEVVTEGILTRMIQSDPELTGIGCVIFDEFHERSLNADLGLALVWEARTALRPDLMLVVMSATLDAAPVAALLEDAPILRSEGRAFPVETRWLGRPLAPGMRLEPAVAGLVEQALAETTGGVLVFLPGEAEIRRTESLLRDRLPAGVQLRPLFGAMDFAAQRAAIAPCADGRKVVLATSIAETSLTIQDIRVVVDAGRARRLRFDPASGMARLVTERVSRAEAEQRRGRAGRVAEGICYRLWTRGEEGALPGFAPPEMAVADLAGLALELAQWGSDGADLAFLTPPPGPALAEARALLESLGALTGGRITPHGKALAALPLHPRLAHMLVTAGPEAATLAALLEDRDPIRGASADLTLRLSAIANPGRFEADHPGQLHRGTVERIRLEAKRLARMVDPVSARHSPAEMLALAYPDRIGLRRKGDAARYVLSGGKGAVVDEADGLGKHRLLVASDLDGDPREARVRQGLALADAELRRLYGERITWVDLCEWSKREGRVVARRQERFGALALEDRHWPEAPPEAMARGALDGLRQIGLTLSPGAARFRARVDILRADGVDLPDLSDGALLGSEALLPWLKKARTETDLRNLDLTEALRAQLDWGQMAELDRLVPGHFETPLGRRVPIDYGAEVPTIEVKLPEMYGVTVHPSVGPKRHPLRIELLSPGGKPIQVTMDLPGFWDGSYAEVRKEMRGRYPRHPWPENPREAAPTTRAKPRGT comes from the coding sequence GTGACGACCGCGCTTCCCATTGATGACGTGCTGCCCGATCTGGCCGACGCCCTGCGTCGCGCCGGGCGGGCGGTGCTGATGGCGCCGCCGGGCGCGGGCAAGACCACCCGCGTTCCGCTGGCGCTGCGCGATCTTGTGCCGGGCCGCATCCTGATGCTGGAACCGCGCCGTCTGGCCGCCCGCGCGGCCGCCGAACGGATGGCGGAAACCCTGGGCGAGAGCGTCGGGCAAACCGTCGGCTACCGCATCCGCGGCGAGGCGAAGCTTTCGAAAGCGACCCGGATCGAGGTGGTGACCGAGGGCATCCTGACCCGGATGATCCAGTCCGACCCGGAGCTGACCGGCATCGGCTGCGTGATCTTCGACGAATTCCACGAACGTTCGCTGAATGCCGATCTGGGCCTCGCGCTGGTGTGGGAGGCGCGCACGGCGCTGCGCCCCGATCTGATGCTTGTCGTGATGTCGGCGACGCTCGATGCCGCGCCGGTCGCCGCGCTGCTCGAGGATGCGCCGATTCTGCGCTCCGAGGGGCGGGCCTTTCCGGTCGAAACCCGCTGGCTGGGGCGGCCTTTGGCGCCGGGGATGCGGCTCGAGCCCGCCGTGGCGGGGCTGGTCGAGCAGGCCCTGGCCGAAACCACCGGCGGCGTTCTGGTCTTCCTGCCCGGCGAGGCCGAGATCCGCCGCACCGAATCGCTTTTGCGCGACCGGCTGCCCGCGGGGGTGCAGCTGCGCCCGCTGTTCGGCGCGATGGACTTTGCCGCGCAACGCGCCGCGATCGCGCCCTGTGCCGATGGCCGGAAAGTGGTGCTGGCGACCTCGATCGCGGAAACCTCGCTGACGATTCAGGATATCCGCGTCGTCGTCGATGCCGGTCGCGCCCGGCGGCTGCGGTTTGATCCCGCCTCGGGCATGGCGCGGCTGGTGACCGAACGTGTCTCCCGCGCCGAGGCGGAACAGCGCCGTGGCCGGGCGGGCCGTGTGGCCGAGGGGATCTGTTACCGGCTTTGGACCAGGGGGGAGGAAGGCGCGTTGCCCGGTTTTGCGCCGCCCGAAATGGCCGTGGCCGATCTGGCGGGCCTGGCGCTCGAACTTGCGCAATGGGGCAGCGACGGCGCGGATCTGGCCTTTCTGACCCCGCCGCCGGGCCCGGCTTTGGCCGAGGCGCGGGCGCTGCTGGAAAGCCTCGGTGCACTGACGGGCGGCCGGATCACGCCGCACGGCAAGGCGCTCGCTGCCCTGCCGCTGCATCCGCGTCTCGCCCATATGCTGGTGACGGCAGGCCCCGAGGCCGCGACCTTGGCCGCGCTTTTGGAAGACCGCGACCCGATCCGCGGCGCCTCGGCCGATCTGACCCTGCGCCTCTCGGCCATCGCCAACCCGGGCCGGTTTGAGGCCGACCACCCCGGCCAGCTGCACCGCGGCACGGTGGAACGCATCCGTCTGGAGGCGAAACGCCTGGCCCGCATGGTCGATCCGGTCAGCGCGCGCCATTCCCCGGCCGAGATGCTGGCCCTGGCCTATCCCGACCGGATCGGGCTGCGCCGCAAGGGCGATGCCGCCCGTTACGTGCTTTCCGGCGGCAAGGGCGCGGTGGTGGACGAGGCCGATGGTCTGGGCAAGCACCGCCTTCTCGTCGCCTCGGATCTGGATGGCGACCCGCGCGAGGCCCGGGTGCGGCAGGGGCTTGCGCTTGCCGATGCCGAGCTGCGCCGTCTTTACGGCGAGCGCATCACCTGGGTCGATCTGTGCGAATGGAGCAAGCGCGAGGGTCGCGTGGTCGCCCGGCGGCAAGAGCGTTTCGGCGCGCTGGCGCTGGAAGACCGGCACTGGCCCGAGGCCCCGCCCGAGGCGATGGCCCGCGGCGCGCTTGATGGTCTGCGCCAGATCGGCCTGACGCTTTCGCCCGGCGCCGCGCGTTTTCGCGCCCGCGTCGATATCCTGCGCGCCGATGGCGTCGATCTGCCCGACCTTTCCGATGGAGCGCTTCTGGGGTCGGAAGCGCTGCTGCCCTGGCTGAAAAAGGCCCGGACCGAGACGGATCTGCGCAATCTTGACCTGACCGAGGCTTTGCGTGCCCAGCTTGACTGGGGCCAGATGGCAGAGCTTGACCGGCTTGTGCCGGGTCATTTCGAAACGCCGCTCGGGCGGCGCGTGCCGATCGACTATGGCGCCGAGGTGCCGACGATCGAGGTGAAACTGCCCGAGATGTATGGGGTCACCGTACATCCCTCGGTCGGGCCGAAGCGGCATCCGCTCCGGATCGAACTGCTCTCGCCCGGGGGCAAGCCGATTCAGGTGACGATGGACCTGCCCGGCTTCTGGGACGGGTCCTATGCCGAGGTCCGCAAGGAAATGCGCGGCCGCTATCCGCGCCACCCCTGGCCGGAAAACCCGCGCGAGGCCGCCCCGACGACGCGGGCGAAACCGCGCGGCACCTAA
- a CDS encoding isochorismatase family protein: MKGTAMGKTALLIIDMQSEMQARLDAGRAAVNREAGAAIAALAGACRAKGVAVVHVRHHDAGPASPLHPDAPGAQPMPCDAALPGEAVFLKSTSSAFASTDLAAHLRGQGIDRLIITGAVLGFCVTSTVRAAADLGFAVILPRDACLGFDLPGMGLSAEEIARVSFGLLGADFATLTTTPEVIASL, translated from the coding sequence ATGAAAGGCACGGCGATGGGCAAGACCGCGCTTCTGATCATCGACATGCAAAGCGAGATGCAGGCGCGGCTTGATGCGGGCCGCGCCGCGGTGAACCGTGAGGCCGGGGCGGCGATTGCGGCCTTGGCCGGGGCCTGTCGGGCGAAGGGCGTGGCGGTGGTGCATGTGCGCCATCACGATGCGGGTCCCGCCTCGCCCCTTCACCCGGATGCGCCCGGGGCGCAGCCGATGCCCTGTGACGCGGCCTTGCCCGGCGAGGCGGTGTTCCTCAAATCCACGTCCTCGGCCTTTGCCTCGACCGATCTGGCGGCGCATCTGCGCGGGCAGGGGATCGACCGGCTGATCATCACCGGTGCGGTGCTGGGCTTTTGCGTCACCTCGACCGTGCGCGCGGCTGCCGATCTGGGCTTTGCGGTGATCTTGCCGCGCGATGCCTGTCTGGGCTTCGATCTGCCGGGGATGGGACTTTCGGCCGAGGAGATCGCCCGGGTCAGTTTCGGTCTGCTGGGCGCCGATTTCGCCACCCTGACCACGACGCCCGAGGTGATCGCCAGCCTTTAG
- the argF gene encoding ornithine carbamoyltransferase yields the protein MTHFLDIHTTSPADLRSMIDSARAMKTARLGRPKGALDDDQPLAGCMVALIFEKPSTRTRVSFDVGVRQMGGQTMVLSGKEMQLGHGETIADTARVLSRYVDLIMIRTFEEATLLEMAEYASVPVINGLTNRTHPCQIMADIMTYEEHRGPIAGRKVVWSGDGNNVCASFLQAAGQFGFDLTFTGPQALDPERDWIEFARSKGVNVVIERDPAKAVEGADLVVTDTWVSMHDPESAKERRHNQLRPYQVNETLMAKAKPDALFMHCLPAHRNDEATSAVMDGPHSVIFDEAENRLHAQKAIMRWALGK from the coding sequence ATGACCCATTTTCTTGACATCCACACCACCAGCCCGGCCGATCTGCGCTCGATGATCGACAGCGCCCGCGCGATGAAGACCGCCCGCCTCGGCCGCCCGAAAGGCGCGCTCGATGACGATCAGCCGCTGGCGGGCTGCATGGTGGCGCTGATTTTCGAAAAACCCTCGACCCGGACCCGCGTCAGCTTCGATGTCGGCGTGCGGCAGATGGGCGGGCAGACCATGGTGCTCTCGGGCAAGGAAATGCAGCTGGGCCATGGCGAGACCATCGCCGACACCGCCCGGGTGCTGTCGCGCTATGTGGATCTGATCATGATCCGCACCTTCGAAGAGGCGACGCTGCTCGAGATGGCGGAATATGCCTCGGTTCCCGTCATCAACGGGCTGACGAACCGCACCCATCCCTGCCAGATCATGGCCGACATCATGACCTATGAGGAACACCGCGGCCCCATTGCCGGGCGCAAGGTGGTCTGGTCGGGCGACGGCAACAATGTCTGTGCCAGCTTCCTGCAGGCGGCGGGGCAGTTCGGGTTCGATTTGACCTTCACCGGGCCGCAGGCGCTTGATCCCGAACGCGACTGGATCGAGTTTGCGCGCTCCAAGGGGGTGAATGTGGTGATCGAGCGCGATCCGGCCAAGGCGGTCGAAGGCGCCGATCTGGTCGTCACCGACACCTGGGTCAGCATGCACGACCCGGAATCGGCCAAGGAACGCCGCCACAACCAGCTGCGCCCCTATCAGGTGAACGAGACGCTGATGGCCAAGGCGAAACCCGATGCGCTTTTCATGCATTGCCTGCCCGCGCATCGCAATGACGAGGCGACCAGCGCCGTGATGGACGGGCCGCATTCGGTGATCTTCGACGAGGCGGAGAACCGGCTGCATGCGCAAAAGGCGATCATGCGCTGGGCTTTGGGCAAGTGA
- a CDS encoding aspartate aminotransferase family protein codes for MIASVLPTYTRAPLAFVRGEGSWLWTADGSRYLDLGAGIAVNALGHAAPDLVATLTEQAGKLWHVSNLYRIPEQERLADMLVAKTFADTVFFTNSGTEACELAVKMVRKHFYDKGQPERTEILTFSGAFHGRSSAAIAAAGTEKMVKGFGPLLPGFVHLPWGDLDAVKAAVTETTAAILIEPIQGEGGIRPAPEGFLRALREICDETGTLLVFDEVQCGVARTGKLFAHEWAGVTPDVMMVAKGIGGGFPLGAVLATEDAASGMIAGTHGSTYGGNPLGCAIGAKMIEIVTAPGFLDEVSRKAGFLRQWLEGLVAAHPDIFEEVRGQGLMLGLRLKLPPGDVVKAAYAQNLLTVPAADNVLRLLPALTISEDDMAEAVRRLDAAAASLETQPA; via the coding sequence ATGATCGCTTCCGTGCTGCCGACCTACACCCGTGCCCCCCTCGCCTTCGTGCGCGGCGAGGGCTCCTGGCTTTGGACCGCGGATGGCAGCCGATATCTGGATCTGGGCGCCGGGATCGCGGTCAATGCGCTGGGCCATGCCGCGCCCGACCTTGTGGCGACGCTGACCGAACAGGCGGGCAAGCTCTGGCATGTCTCGAACCTTTACCGGATCCCGGAACAGGAACGGCTGGCCGACATGCTGGTGGCCAAGACCTTCGCCGATACCGTCTTCTTCACCAATTCGGGGACCGAGGCCTGCGAACTCGCGGTGAAGATGGTGCGCAAGCATTTCTACGACAAGGGCCAGCCGGAGCGGACCGAGATCCTGACCTTCTCGGGCGCCTTCCACGGCCGGTCTTCGGCCGCGATCGCCGCGGCGGGGACGGAAAAGATGGTCAAGGGCTTCGGCCCGCTGCTGCCCGGCTTCGTCCATCTGCCCTGGGGCGACCTTGACGCGGTGAAAGCCGCCGTCACCGAAACCACGGCGGCGATCCTGATCGAACCCATTCAGGGCGAAGGCGGCATCCGCCCCGCGCCCGAGGGCTTCCTGCGCGCGCTGCGCGAAATCTGCGACGAAACCGGCACGCTTCTGGTCTTTGACGAGGTGCAATGCGGCGTCGCGCGGACCGGCAAGCTGTTCGCGCATGAATGGGCGGGCGTCACGCCGGATGTGATGATGGTGGCCAAGGGCATCGGCGGCGGCTTCCCCTTGGGCGCGGTGCTGGCCACCGAAGACGCGGCTTCGGGGATGATCGCGGGCACGCATGGCTCGACCTATGGCGGCAACCCGCTGGGCTGTGCCATCGGCGCGAAGATGATCGAGATCGTCACCGCGCCGGGCTTTCTGGACGAGGTCAGCCGCAAGGCGGGCTTCCTGCGCCAGTGGCTCGAAGGTCTTGTCGCCGCCCATCCCGACATCTTTGAGGAGGTGCGCGGTCAGGGCCTGATGCTGGGCCTGCGGCTCAAGCTGCCGCCCGGGGATGTGGTCAAGGCGGCCTATGCGCAGAACCTGCTGACCGTGCCCGCGGCCGATAATGTGCTGCGGCTTCTGCCCGCGCTGACCATCTCCGAAGACGACATGGCCGAGGCCGTCCGCCGCCTTGATGCCGCCGCCGCTTCGCTCGAAACCCAACCGGCCTGA
- a CDS encoding heme lyase CcmF/NrfE family subunit, whose translation MIVETGHFALILALCVALVQAVIPLVGAQKGWSGWMAVATPAALAQFGLIAIAFAALTYAFVTSDFSLKLVYENSHTDKPMLYKVTGVWGNHEGSMLLWVLILAMFGAAAAAFGGALPERLRARVLAVQGTIGVAFLVFVLFTSNPFLRLEEAPFNGRDMNPLLQDPGLAFHPPFLYLGYVGLSMAFSFAVAALIEGRVDAAWARWVRPWTLAAWIFLTIGIALGSWWAYYELGWGGFWFWDPVENASLMPWLLAAALLHSAIVVEKREALKSWTILLAIMAFGFSLIGTFLVRSGVISSVHSFANDPERGVFILFILAFFTGGALTLYAARASEMQAKGLFSMVSRESALVMNNVLLAVAALVVFTGTVWPLIAELFWDRKLSVGAPFFEKAFTPFMVGLALLLPLGSMMPWKRASLGKLVRPLLPALVLTLAVLALVWVMATGRPMLALGAAGLGAWILFGALAEIWQRAGRTPGRILRLPRADWGKAFAHGGLGIVFAGVGLLMAGQVEDIRVAKAGDSFEVAGYTITLVSVEDVPGPNFTAKTATMEVRQGGKLVATLHPEKRIYPVQAMPTTEADIDNGFWRDVYLVIGDPQEGGGWAVRTYVKPFANWIWAGCLLMAFGGGLSLTDRRYRSAAGARRATVADAVAAE comes from the coding sequence ATGATCGTCGAGACCGGCCATTTCGCCCTGATCCTGGCCCTGTGCGTGGCGCTGGTGCAGGCGGTCATTCCCCTGGTGGGCGCGCAAAAGGGCTGGTCGGGCTGGATGGCCGTTGCCACCCCCGCGGCGCTGGCGCAGTTCGGGCTGATCGCCATCGCCTTTGCCGCGCTGACCTATGCCTTTGTGACGTCTGACTTTTCGCTGAAGCTCGTCTACGAAAACTCGCATACCGACAAGCCGATGCTCTACAAGGTCACCGGGGTCTGGGGCAACCATGAGGGCTCGATGCTGCTTTGGGTGCTGATCCTCGCCATGTTCGGCGCGGCGGCCGCGGCCTTTGGCGGTGCCTTGCCGGAGCGGCTGCGGGCGCGGGTGCTGGCGGTGCAGGGCACCATCGGGGTCGCGTTTCTGGTCTTTGTGCTTTTCACCTCGAACCCGTTCCTGCGGCTGGAAGAAGCGCCGTTCAACGGCCGCGACATGAACCCGCTGCTGCAGGACCCGGGTCTCGCCTTCCATCCGCCGTTCCTGTACCTTGGCTATGTCGGGCTTTCGATGGCCTTCAGCTTCGCCGTCGCCGCGCTGATCGAGGGGCGGGTCGATGCCGCCTGGGCGCGCTGGGTCCGGCCCTGGACCTTGGCCGCCTGGATCTTCCTGACCATCGGCATCGCGCTGGGATCGTGGTGGGCCTATTACGAGCTCGGCTGGGGCGGCTTCTGGTTCTGGGACCCGGTGGAAAACGCCTCGCTGATGCCCTGGCTGCTGGCGGCGGCGCTGTTGCATTCCGCCATCGTCGTCGAAAAGCGCGAGGCGCTGAAAAGCTGGACGATCCTGCTCGCCATCATGGCCTTCGGCTTTTCGCTGATCGGCACGTTCCTGGTGCGGTCCGGGGTGATTTCCTCGGTGCACAGTTTCGCCAATGACCCCGAGCGCGGGGTGTTCATCCTGTTCATCCTTGCCTTCTTCACCGGCGGGGCGCTGACGCTTTATGCCGCGCGGGCCTCGGAGATGCAGGCGAAGGGGCTGTTTTCCATGGTCAGCCGCGAATCGGCGCTGGTGATGAACAACGTGCTTTTGGCGGTGGCGGCGCTGGTGGTGTTCACCGGCACGGTCTGGCCGCTGATCGCGGAGCTGTTCTGGGACCGCAAGCTCTCGGTGGGGGCGCCGTTCTTCGAAAAGGCCTTTACCCCCTTCATGGTCGGGCTGGCGCTGCTGTTGCCGCTGGGATCGATGATGCCGTGGAAACGCGCGAGCCTCGGCAAGCTGGTGCGGCCGCTGTTGCCCGCGCTTGTGCTGACGCTGGCGGTGCTGGCGCTGGTCTGGGTGATGGCGACGGGGCGGCCGATGCTGGCGCTTGGCGCGGCGGGGCTGGGCGCCTGGATCCTTTTTGGCGCCCTGGCCGAGATCTGGCAACGCGCCGGGCGGACGCCGGGACGCATCCTGCGGCTGCCGCGGGCGGATTGGGGCAAGGCCTTCGCGCATGGCGGGCTGGGCATCGTCTTTGCGGGCGTCGGCCTCTTGATGGCCGGGCAGGTCGAGGATATCCGCGTGGCGAAGGCGGGCGACAGTTTCGAGGTGGCAGGTTACACGATCACGCTGGTGTCGGTCGAGGATGTGCCGGGGCCGAACTTCACCGCCAAGACCGCGACGATGGAGGTGCGGCAGGGCGGCAAGCTGGTGGCGACCCTGCATCCCGAAAAGCGCATCTATCCGGTGCAGGCGATGCCGACGACCGAGGCCGATATCGACAACGGCTTCTGGCGCGATGTCTATCTGGTGATCGGCGACCCGCAGGAGGGCGGCGGCTGGGCGGTGCGGACCTATGTCAAGCCTTTCGCGAACTGGATCTGGGCGGGCTGTCTGCTGATGGCCTTTGGCGGCGGGCTGAGCCTGACCGACCGGCGTTATCGCAGCGCCGCCGGGGCGCGGCGGGCGACGGTGGCCGATGCTGTTGCGGCGGAGTGA
- a CDS encoding cytochrome c-type biogenesis protein, giving the protein MLKRLLLLLVLATPVHAVQPDEVLSDPGLEARARQISQVLRCPVCQGENIDESNAGVSRDLRLAVRERLVAGDSDAQVIDYIKDRFGEYVLFEPERRGANLILYWIGPAVLVVALGGIFLWLRGRRREEEPVPVLSAEEEARLKDLLKD; this is encoded by the coding sequence ATGCTGAAACGACTTCTGCTTTTGCTGGTGCTGGCCACGCCCGTTCATGCGGTGCAGCCCGACGAGGTTCTGTCCGATCCGGGGCTTGAAGCCCGGGCGCGGCAGATTTCGCAGGTGCTGCGCTGCCCGGTCTGTCAGGGCGAGAATATCGACGAATCGAATGCCGGGGTGTCGCGCGATCTGCGGCTTGCGGTGCGCGAGCGGCTGGTGGCGGGCGACAGCGACGCGCAGGTGATCGACTATATCAAGGACCGTTTCGGGGAATATGTGCTGTTCGAGCCCGAGCGGCGCGGGGCGAACCTGATCCTGTACTGGATCGGGCCTGCGGTGCTGGTGGTGGCCCTGGGCGGCATCTTCCTGTGGCTGCGCGGGCGGCGGCGCGAGGAAGAGCCGGTGCCGGTGC